A window of the Synechococcus sp. JA-3-3Ab genome harbors these coding sequences:
- a CDS encoding DUF2949 domain-containing protein, translating into MLDPIPPPVLEEYLLEAGIIDRSQLSLAKKLQHRQQGPLLMILLELSFIDLEQLRRLLDLGRTYDHAPNAG; encoded by the coding sequence ATGCTAGATCCCATTCCCCCTCCTGTCCTTGAAGAATACCTGTTGGAAGCGGGCATCATTGACCGCTCGCAGCTGAGCTTGGCCAAAAAGCTGCAGCATCGCCAGCAGGGGCCGCTGCTGATGATCCTTTTGGAGCTGAGTTTCATCGATCTCGAGCAGCTCAGGCGCCTTCTGGATTTGGGCCGCACCTACGACCATGCTCCAAACGCTGGATAG